A window of the Cheilinus undulatus linkage group 21, ASM1832078v1, whole genome shotgun sequence genome harbors these coding sequences:
- the mcm5 gene encoding DNA replication licensing factor MCM5, with the protein MSGFDDPGIYYSESFAGEGSVDEGGQKRSQIKKRFREFLRQFRVGTDRTGFTYKYRDELKRHYTLGEYWVEVEMEDLASFDEDLSDCLYKLPTENLPLLEEAAKEVADEVTRPRPAGEETVQDIQVMVKSDAHHASIRSLKSEMVSRLVKVHGIIISATAVKAKATKVCLQCRGCRSVIPNIPIPPGLQGYALPRKCNKEDAGRVKCPVDPYFIIPDRCVCVDFQTLRLQESPDAVPHGEMPRHLQLYCDRYLCDRVVPGNRVTIMGIFSIKKMAAAKTAGKEKSAGVGIRSSYLRVVGIQVDTEGTGRGATASVTPQEEEELRALAATPNIYASLGRSVAPSIYGSDDLKKAITCLLFGGSRKRLPDGLTRRGDINLLMLGDPGTAKSQLLKFVERCSPIGVYTSGKGSSAAGLTASVLRDPHTRGFIMEGGAMVLADGGVVCIDEFDKMREDDRVAIHEAMEQQTISIAKAGITTTLNSRCSVLAAANSVFGRWDDTKGEDNIDFMPTILSRFDMIFIIKDQHDQQRDMTLARHVMNVHLSAQTQTEGVEGEIPLAMLKKYIGYARAKCGPRLSAAAAEKLKNRYVLMRSGAREHERETDKRPSIPITVRQLEAVVRIAESLAKMKLQAVAGEEEVDEALRLFQVSTLDAALSGSLSGVEGFTSQEDQEMISRVEKQLKRRFAIGSQVSEHSIVQDFTKQKYPEHAIYKVLHLMLRRGELQHRMQRKVLYRVK; encoded by the exons ATGTCCGGATTTGACGACCCCGGAATTTACTACAGCGAAAGTTTCGCTGGAGAAGGATCCGTGGATGAAGGAGGACAGAAGAGGAGTCAGATCAAGAAACGGTTCAGAGAGTTCCTCAGACAGTTCAGAGTGGGGACAGACCGAACCGGATTCACTTATAAATACAG AGATGAGCTGAAGAGGCACTACACCCTGGGCGAGTACTGGGTGGAGGTGGAGATGGAGGATTTGGCCAGCTTTGACGAAGATTTGTCTGACTGTCTGTACAAGCTGCCAACTGAGAACCTGCCACTG TTGGAGGAAGCTGCCAAGGAGGTGGCAGATGAAGTGACCCGACCCCGTCCCGCAGGCGAGGAGACAGTCCAGGACATCCAGGTCATGGTGAAGAGCGATGCTCATCACGCCTCCATTCGCAGCCTCAAG TCAGAGATGGTGTCTCGCCTGGTCAAGGTCCACGGTATCATTATATCTGCCACCGCGGTAAAGGCGAAAGCAACCAAGGTGTGTCTGCAGTGTCGCGGCTGTCGCTCTGTCATCCCGAACATCCCCATTCCTCCAGGCCTGCAGGGCTACGCTCTGCCGAGGAAATGTAACAA AGAGGATGCTGGGAGAGTGAAGTGTCCTGTGGATCCATACTTCATCATCCCGGACCGCTGCGTCTGTGTCGACTTTCAGACTCTCCGCCTACAGGAGTCTCCTGATGCAGTCCCTCATGGAGAAATGCCCCGACACCTGCAGCTGTACTGCGACAG GTATCTTTGTGACCGAGTCGTCCCAGGGAACAGAGTGACCATCATGGGAATCTTCTCCATCAAAAAGATGGCGGCGGCTAAGACCGCTGGTAAAGAGAAGAGCGCAGGTGTGGGCATCCGCTCGTCCTACCTGAGAGTGGTCGGCATCCAGGTGGACACAGAAGGAACAG GTCGAGGTGCTACAGCGTCGGTCACCCCACAGGAAGAAGAGGAGCTCAGGGCGCTCGCTGCTACTCCGAACATCTACGCCTCGCTGGGTCGATCTGTCGCTCCGTCTATTTATGGAAGTGATGATCTAAAGAAGGCAATCACCTGTCTGCTGTTTGGAGGATCAAGGAAGAG GCTTCCTGACGGTCTGACTCGTAGAGGAGACATTAACCTGTTGATGCTGGGAGACCCGGGAACCGCCAAGTCTCAGCTGCTCAAGTTTGTAGAGAGATGTTCACCCATCGGG GTGTACACCTCTGGTAAAGGCAGCAGTGCAGCCGGTCTGACCGCCTCCGTTCTGAGGGACCCGCACACTCGAGGGTTCATCATGGAGGGCGGCGCCATGGTGCTGGCTGATGGTGGAGTTGTCTGCATTGACGAGTTTGACAAG ATGAGGGAAGACGACAGAGTGGCCATTCATGAAGCCATGGAGCAGCAGACCATCTCCATCGCAAAG gccGGCATCACCACAACCCTGAACTCTCGCTGCTCCGTCCTCGCTGCCGCTAACTCCGTGTTCGGGCGCTGGGACGACACAAAAGGCGAAGACAACATCGACTTCATGCCCACCATCCTGTCCCGTTTTGACATGATCTTCATCATCAAAGACCAGCACGACCAGCAGAGAGACATG ACGCTGGCTCGTCACGTGATGAACGTCCACCTGAGCGCTCAGACTCAGACTGAAGGCGTGGAGGGCGAGATCCCGCTGGCCATGCTTAAGAAATACATCGGCTACGCCAGAGC TAAATGCGGCCCTCgtctttctgctgctgctgcggaGAAACTGAAGAACAGATACGTGCTGATGAGGAGCGGAGCGAGAGAGCACGAGAGGGAGACGGACAAAAGGCCGTCCATCCCCATCACAGTCAG GCAGCTGGAGGCCGTCGTTCGTATCGCCGAGTCTTTGGCGAAGATGAAGCTGCAGGCCGTCGCTGGAGAGGAAGAGGTCGATGAAGCTCTCAGACTCTTCCAGGTGTCCACGCTCGACGCCGCGCTGTCAGGAAGCCTCTCAG GAGTGGAGGGCTTCACCTCTCAGGAGGATCAGGAAATGATCTCACGTGTTgaaaagcagctgaagagacGCTTCGCCATCGGCTCACAGGTTTCTGAACACAGCATCGTCCAGGACTTCACCAAACAG AAATATCCAGAACACGCCATCTACAAAGTCCTCCACCTGATGCTGAGGAGAGGCGAGCTGCAGCATCGCATGCAGAGGAAAGTCCTCTACAGAGTCAAATAG
- the gcat gene encoding 2-amino-3-ketobutyrate coenzyme A ligase, mitochondrial produces the protein MSLGKAARSLVKPLRGVLRPPAQGLNRSFAAVAEARAVLESELDGIRAAGTWKAERIITSKQGPQINVDGSRSTILNFCANNYLGLSSHPEVVQAGIDALKTYGAGLSSVRFICGTQDIHKNLEKKLAEFHEREDCILYASCFDANAGLFEVLMGPDDAVLSDELNHASIIDGIRLCRAKRLRYKHMDLSDLENKLKESQSSRMRLIVTDGVFSMDGDVAPLTGICDLAEQYGAMVFIDECHATGFLGSRGRGTDELLGVMNRVHIVNSTLGKALGGAAGGYTVGPKPLIDLLRQRSRPYLFSNSLPPPVVGCATKAVELLLASNEIAQSMTAKTMRFRNKMTQAGFTIAGSAHPICPVMLGDARLASLMADDMLKLGVYVIGFSYPVVPKGKARIRVQISAAHTDEDIDHCVEAFIQTGRKHGVIS, from the exons ATGTCTCTCGGTAAAGCCGCTCGGAGTTTGGTGAAACCGCTCCGGGGCGTCCTCCGGCCTCCAGCCCAGGGTCTGAACCGGAGCTTCGCCGCTGTCGCTGAAGCCAGAGCGGTGCTGGAGAGCGAGTTGGACGGTATCCGAGCGGCGGGGACGTGGAAGGCGGAGAGGATAATCACGTCGAAGCAGGGACCGCAAATCAACGTGGACGGCAGCCGGAGCA CTATATTAAATTTCTGTGCCAACAACTACCTGGGACTGTCCAGCCATCCGGAGGTGGTGCAGGCAGGGATCGACGCTCTGAAAACATACGGTGCTGGACTGAGCTCTGTCAGATTCATCTGTGGcacacag GATATACACAAGAATCTGGAGAAGAAGTTGGCAGAGTTTCATGAGAGAGAGGATTGCATCCTTTATGCCAGCTGTTTTGATGCCAATGCTGGACTGTTTGAG GTATTAATGGGCCCAGACGATGCAGTTTTGTCTGATGAGCTGAACCACGCCTCCATCATCGATGGGATCCGTCTGTGCCGAGCTAAGAGGCTGCGCTACAAGCACATGGACCTGAGTGACCTGGAGAACAAACTCAAAGAGTCTCAG TCATCTCGTATGCGCCTCATCGTGACCGATGGCGTCTTCTCAATGGATGGAGACGTGGCTCCTCTAACAGGAATCTGTGACCTGGCTGAACAGTATGGAGCCATGGTGTTTATCGATGAATGTCACGCCACCGGGTTCCTGGGATCCCGAGGCAG AGGAACAGACGAGCTCCTAGGAGTGATGAACAGAGTTCACATCGTAAACTCCACCCTGGGAAAAGCGCTGGGAGGAGCTGCCG GTGGTTACACCGTCGGCCCTAAACCACTCATCGACCTGCTGAGACAGCGCTCCAGACCTTACCTGTTCTCAAACTCGCTCCCCCCTCCGGTCGTCGGCTGCGCCACCAAAGCCGTGGAGCTGCTGCTCGCCTCCAACGAGATCGCACAGAGTATGACGGCCAAAACCATGAG GTTCAGAAACAAGATGACACAGGCTGGTTTCACCATTGCAGGCTCGGCTCACCCGATCTGTCCCGTGATGCTCGGCGATGCTCGGCTTGCCTCTCTCATGGCCGATGATATGCTGAAGCTCG GAGTCTACGTGATTGGATTCTCCTACCCAGTCGTCCCAAAAGGCAAAGCCAGAATCCGCGTCCAGATTTCCGCCGCCCACACAGACGAAGACATCGACCACTGCGTTGAGGCGTTCATCCAGACGGGCAGAAAACACGGAGTCATCTCCTGA